Genomic window (Mycosarcoma maydis chromosome 5, whole genome shotgun sequence):
GCCGCGGGCGAGAAAAGTGAAATAACTTAACTATATAGTTTATCCATCAACAAAGCTGCACGAACCCGTCACCGCACAGCCAAAAATCGTTGATCGTGCACGGCGTTGTTGCGTTGACGAGCGGACCCTGAACTTCGAGAATCAAATCGTGGCTCTCACTGTCTCTGAGGCGTTGTCTGGATTGTGAGGGAGtcgaaaatcacgaacaaATATGCCTTCGATAAGGCAGGTGGTGGTAATTGTACATCGCGATGTTTCGGAAAGCCACGCTCAGCGCAATACTTCATCCTCGCTATAGCGAGGGCCTTCCCGACAGCTCGCGCAGCGTGGGAAGATTGTTCGTGTCTGTTCGGGGTCTGTGACCGCTCAACATGCAATCACCTCTATCTTGCTTCTTATAAAGCACTATCCTTCCGCCTGGACCTTCGAGTACGTCTTGTCCAGCTCTCTTCACAGGCTTCATCTCTTGCTTTGCAACGCCACCGACGAATCAAACCACCGTCGCATTTCATTTCAAGATGGCTTCCTCCGCCAACAAGCATGCCGACAAGCATGAGCACAACTACACCATGATGCAGGCTTTCGAGTGGTACACGCAAGGCGAGGGCAAGCACTGGCAGTGGCTCGGTGACAATGCCAAACGCTTTGCCGATATGGGCATCACCGCCGTATGGATCCCGCCTCCCACCAAGGGCGCTTCTGCTTCAAGCACAGGTTACGATATTTACGACACCTGGGATTTGGGCGAGTTTGCGCATCCTCGAGACGAGAAGGCTGGTGTGAAGCCTCCCAACAGGACCAAGTACGGTACTCGagaacagctcgagaaggCTATGCAGGAGCTTCGCAAAAATGGAATTTCGATCTACGTCGACGCCGTGCTTAACCACCGAATGggcgccgacgagctgcaaacCTTTAAGGCTCGCATGGTTGATTCAAACGACCGTACAAAGTTCTGCTCCGATCCCTACGACATCCAGGGCTGGACTAAGTTCACCTTTCCCGGCCGAAAGGACAAGTACTCTGACTTCAAGTGGGGCTTCGAACACTTTGCCGGAGTTGACTGGGATCAAAAATCAGACACCAAGGCGATCTTCCGTATCGAAGGCGATGGCAAGAGCTGGGCTACTGACGTCGACAAAGAGAATGGTAACTACAGCTTTCTGATGGGCGCAGATATCGACCATTCGCATCCAGATGCCAAGCGAGATCTGCTAAACTGGGGTGCTTGGATAATGCGCAACTTCCCTGTCGCTGGTTTCCGATTTGATGCCGTGAAGCATATCTCTCGAGAgttcattcacgacttTGTCAAACACATCCGCGAAGAGGCACGCAAGCTACGGGAGGAAAGAGGGCTTGAGCCTGCGGACGAGTCAGAGGGACCCATCGCGTTCAGCGTCGGAGAGTTCTGGAAAGACAGTCTAGGCTCTTGTCTCGAGTACCTGGGCAAGTTTGGAGACGAGCAATTTTCGCTCTTCGACGCGCCTCTGCACTACAACTTCAAAGAGGCTGGTGACGGTGCTGAATCTTACGATCTGCGCAAGATTTTTGACGACACTGTCgttcaagctcgacctATTGATGCGGTCACCTTGGTAGACAACCACGATACGCAACAGGGCCAGGCACTAGAGTCGACTGTGCCTGCGCAGTTCAAGCCGCTGGCGTACTCTCTTATTCTGATGCGCATCGATGGCTATCCTTGCGTCTTCCTCGGAGACCTCGATGGCTGCAACCCTACTGGCATCGACAATGGAGAAGGAAAGGCGGACCCGATGGCGGATCTCGAGAAATTCGTCAAGGCGCGCAAGTACTATGCTTACGGTGAGCAGAAGGATGTCTGGGATCATCCCAACTGCGTTGCTTGGGTCAGGACTGGCACCAAGGCTGACGACGGCTCGGGTTACGATGCTTCGGTCACCATCATCTGCAACGGCTCTGCACAAGGTACCAAATGGGTCGAGGTTGGTAAGCGCTACGCTGGCCAGAACTTTGTCGATGTCATCGGATGGTTCCAGGgccaagccaaagtcaacGAGGATGGCTGGGTCGAGGTGCACTGCCATCCACGCTCAGCCTCCATCTGGGTTCCGGAGGACTCCAAGCATCGAGAGTTCTTCTAAGCTTGTGCCCAAGACTTTCGTGATGGACCCGGACAGATATTTTGACCGCAGACTAGAAGTGAAATGCTAGAAATGGTTCTCGAGaatcattcgtgatttgcgaTCTCAAGTGTGCGTCTTGGTCTGGTACGAGACTCTCCTTCAGGATCATGGCTGGTGACCAACAATGATGGTGAATTCTGTTCCCGATAAATCTGAGCCGATCGATTGACTGACGTTAACTGTCCAAAGTGCGTGGTGcttcagtcgtgagtaatGAGGGATAGTTTAAAAAGTGATCATATATCGTGAAAAAGCACGAAGAGGGAAATCAAGGAACCGACCTATCGGCTTTGCcgatcgaatcgtgaatagaaGCGAAAAAGGGCCGTGGGCCATGGATGCGCCCCGAATAGAATtacgaatcaagaatcacgaatgtttGGAGAGCGATCTTGCTCGGATCTCTACACCCCACAAACGACCGTGAACGTTGGTAGTCAACTTATAATAGAAACACTATTAAAACTGCATTAGCGCGTACACAGTACCGCAGGCACAAACCGCATAGTTCGGCGCTGAGCATCTCGGAGTTTGAATCGCCTAGTCTTAAGTTCATACTAAGATTGTATGGAAGCGTGAGCAATCTAAGTTtcatcgatctcggcaagGCAGAACGCATTCGAATGGTTGGGGAAGGCAATTGTTGCTGTTCATGCACGTTGAGAAACAATGACGAGTGTTGCTACTACAACCGCATGGAAGCTCTATCTAGCACTCGATCTGACACAACATGAATACATCAGGAACCACGCATGCTGTTCTGTTCAAAGCGTGGGAAGCAGTCAGGAGCTTGGACAgatgcattcacgattcgtcatGAGATGCGATCGAAACTATATTGCTTGCAGCATTCGTGGTTGTAATCCCAGATGCGGCCGATGCGCTTGGATGCTGTCTCGACATCGGCTTAGGCCGATTTCACAACGCGAGCACTTTGTTGAGAACGTGGGTTTGGGACAAGACAATAGCGAGCAAACTTCCCGAATACCGTCGGAAGTGGTCTTTGAACCTCTGACCCGCACCATCGGCATCCTCTCACACTCTTTCAGTTGAAGTGAGTTTCAGTTGAAGTGAGTTTGAATTGAAGTAAGATCCAAAGCTGCACGAGCGAGGCACTACTGTaagtcaatcacgaattcgacGTTCGCCTTGCATGCGATCCAATTCTGTCAGATTCACAACGTCTTCTCACACTCTGGCTTCAAAAATTCCGAGCTCGGCTCTGCGGTTTCACCATATCTTGGCAACGATCTTTGAGCCTCCGCTCATCTATCGCGTATCTATCGCGTGGTCACCCAGATCTTGGCACAAGTTGGACACGCATTTTAAACAAGGCTAACGACATCCGATTCTTTGCAACTAGAGTACTTCCATGACTAAACAAACTATCGATACTTATCAAAAACAACTAGCTAAAGACGGAGTCTGCGACAGAGAAGGGACGAGTGCTTATGCGTACATAGAGACGAACGATATCAAGCAAAGTGGGCTGGAAGCTGCATGCCGCCGTTGGACTCTTGCATGTCGGGTGACGAGTTGGCACTGAGACCCCCAGCAGGCTGAAGCACCTGACGAGCGTGCATCGGCTTGCTCAAAGCAATGGGTCCACCCAGGCAAGACTGGCTGATGGAACCTCGTTTGGCGCCGATCGACACAGCCgcctgagcagcagcggccgcagcggcagcagctgccgcgTAGGGATCATGTCGTGGCTCGCTGGTCTTGTACTTGTCCGAGCCCGCTGTGAGCGAGAGAAGCTCGGACGAACGGCCAACTAGGCCAGCTGGTCGAAAGTGCGTCTTGAGATGCTGAGCAAGATTGTCGGATCGACCAAAGTGTTTGCCGCACGTCTCGACCGGGCACTTGTGCGGACGTTCTTGGGTATGGGTGCGATTGTGACGCTTGAGATGCTCCATCCTCTTGAAGCGCTT
Coding sequences:
- a CDS encoding putative alpha-amylase yields the protein MASSANKHADKHEHNYTMMQAFEWYTQGEGKHWQWLGDNAKRFADMGITAVWIPPPTKGASASSTGYDIYDTWDLGEFAHPRDEKAGVKPPNRTKYGTREQLEKAMQELRKNGISIYVDAVLNHRMGADELQTFKARMVDSNDRTKFCSDPYDIQGWTKFTFPGRKDKYSDFKWGFEHFAGVDWDQKSDTKAIFRIEGDGKSWATDVDKENGNYSFLMGADIDHSHPDAKRDLLNWGAWIMRNFPVAGFRFDAVKHISREFIHDFVKHIREEARKLREERGLEPADESEGPIAFSVGEFWKDSLGSCLEYLGKFGDEQFSLFDAPLHYNFKEAGDGAESYDLRKIFDDTVVQARPIDAVTLVDNHDTQQGQALESTVPAQFKPLAYSLILMRIDGYPCVFLGDLDGCNPTGIDNGEGKADPMADLEKFVKARKYYAYGEQKDVWDHPNCVAWVRTGTKADDGSGYDASVTIICNGSAQGTKWVEVGKRYAGQNFVDVIGWFQGQAKVNEDGWVEVHCHPRSASIWVPEDSKHREFF